A stretch of Macadamia integrifolia cultivar HAES 741 chromosome 7, SCU_Mint_v3, whole genome shotgun sequence DNA encodes these proteins:
- the LOC122083583 gene encoding probable serine/threonine-protein kinase SIS8 isoform X1, whose translation MSKMKHLLRKLHIGGAVNEHQRLGETRPSNSSSSSSSSSSSTWSSSSSSSSAAVSSVSSSTGSTLTRNRVVDSSERTSGGAVQAVASSDSSADFSFFEEEYQVQLALAISASDPDGREDPEAVQIKAAKRMSLGCPASVSADETLVEYLSLRYWNFNVVNYDERVMDGFYDVFGITSDLNMEGKMPLLVDLQATSTSENIDYEVILVNRSADHTLRQLERRAVNITSECRTAELGPILSGLVQKIADLVVGCMGGPVADADEMLKRWKVRSYELRNSLNTIILPLGCLDVGLSRHRALLFKVLADQINLPCRLVKGSYYTGTDDGAVNLIKIDYDSEYIIDLMGAPGTLIPAEIPNYCLQKSGLDERSSVNIAQNVVDSCFALDKGNYQSENQTTTFGGLPSHLDHVSQVSSLGSNEASDIGIQTKKDDANMSEKNQTERFEYEFGKLLPSLHRPHESSSGTGGKTSSVQNVKVTDVSKYVISAAQDPEFAQKLHAVLLESGASPPPDLFSDLTPHAPEEHTMLGQNQTVDVNKISGGAQFCHDKFFFSIDSVSQDKQQTSTGEMAGKKKESATDLANLTDERPILNSVTDKPGFASSDLQSVAGKNVISHGVCSASVASGEEFMLVNKAVNEMTPDGSPVVGWHAVLSSSRTACEDKIQECPAPCAVGPCEKQRENIFAGDELSSQGNVGRVVNNVETTQNNFLQEFQPSAKELIEPANKNLLLDGRFHGQKINPILDEVAEWEISWEDLEIGERIGLGKLLSIIFVFFILKELTLTSFQQ comes from the exons ATGTCCAAGATGAAGCATCTGTTGCGCAAACTCCACATCGGAGGAGCCGTAAACGAACACCAAAGATTGGGCGAAACTCGtccttctaattcttcttcttcttcttcttcctcttcctcttcgacTTGGTCTTCTTCGTCGTCTTCCTCGTCGGCGGCGGTTTCTTCAGTGTCTTCGTCGACAGGTTCCACATTAACAAGGAATAGAGTGGTTGATTCATCTGAGAGGACAAGTGGTGGAGCCGTACAGGCAGTTGCGTCATCTGATAGTTCTGCTGATTTTAGTTTCTTTGAAGAGGAATATCAGGTGCAGCTTGCTTTGGCGATCAGTGCTTCTGATCCTGATGGTCGTGAGGACCCGGAGGCCGTCCAGATCAAGGCCGCGAAGCGGATGAGTTTGGGTTGTCCTGCTTCTGTCTCTGCTGACGAAACCCTTGTTGAGTATCTCTCTCTTCGGTATTGG AACTTCAATGTTGTAAATTACGATGAAAGAGTGATGGATGGATTTTATGATGTCTTTGGCATTACCTCAGACTTAAACATGGAGGGGAAAATGCCATTGTTGGTAGACCTTCAAGCAACATCCACTTCTGAGAATATTGATTATGAAGTGATCTTAGTAAACCGAAGTGCTGATCATACACTACGTCAGCTCGAGAGAAGAGCAGTTAATATAACCTCAGAATGCCGAACTGCAGAGCTCGGTCCTATTTTAAGTGGTCTAGTCCAGAAGATTGCAGATCTTGTTGTTGGTTGCATGGGTGGGCCAGTTGCGGATGCTGATGAAATGTTAAAACGGTGGAAAGTTAGGAGTTATGAATTGAGAAATTCATTGAACACAATTATTCTTCCCCTTGGTTGCTTGGATGTTGGACTTTCTCGTCACAGGGCATTGCTCTTTAAG GTACTAGCTGATCAGATCAATCTTCCATGTAGGCTTGTGAAAGGGAGCTACTACACTGGTACAGATGATGGAGCAGTAAATTTGATTAAAATTGATTATGATAG TGAGTACATAATTGATTTAATGGGAGCTCCAGGCACCCTAATTCCTGCAGAAATACCTAATTATTGTCTTCAGAAGTCTGGTTTAGATGAAAGGAGCTCTGTTAACATTGCACAGAATGTGGTGGATTCATGTTTTGCACTTGACAAGGGCAATTATCAATCTGAAAATCAAACAACTACATTTGGAGGACTTCCATCCCACCTAGATCATGTTTCTCAAGTTAGTTCTTTGGGTTCCAATGAAGCGTCAGATATTGGCATTCAAACAAAGAAGGATGATGCAAATATGTCTGAAAAAAATCAAACTGAGAGATTTGAGTATGAATTTGGAAAACTTCTGCCCTCCTTGCATAGACCTCATGAAAGTTCATCTGGCACTGGCGGAAAAACTTCATCTGTCCAAAATGTAAAAGTTACAGATGTTTCTAAGTATGTGATTAGTGCGGCACAGGACCCAGAATTTGCCCAGAAACTTCATGCTGTCTTGCTGGAGAGTGGTGCATCACCTCCACCGGATTTGTTTTCTGATTTAACTCCCCATGCCCCAGAAGAGCATACCATGCTTGGTCAAAACCAGACTGTGGATGTCAACAAGATTTCTGGTGGGGCTCAATTCTGTCATGATAAATTTTTCTTCAGCATTGACTCAGTAAGTCAAGATAAACAACAAACTTCGACAGGGGAGATggcaggaaaaaagaaagagagtgcAACTGATTTGGCTAACCTTACAGATGAGAGACCAATTCTGAATTCAGTAACTGATAAACCAGGTTTTGCCAGCTCAGATCTTCAGTCTGTTGCTGGCAAAAACGTAATCAGCCATGGTGTTTGTTCAGCTTCTGTGGCTTCAGGCGAGGAGTTTATGTTGGTTAACAAAGCAGTTAATGAAATGACTCCGGATGGTTCTCCAGTTGTAGGCTGGCATGCTGTTCTTAGTTCATCTAGAACTGCATGTGAAGATAAAATTCAGGAATGTCCTGCACCATGTGCAGTTGGCCCTTGTGAAAAGCAACGAGAAAACATTTTTGCTGGGGATGAGTTGAGTTCTCAAGGAAATGTTGGAAGAGTTGTAAATAATGTGGAAACTACTCAAAACAATTTTTTGCAAGAGTTTCAACCAAGTGCAAAAGAATTGATTGAACCAGCCAATAAAAATCTACTATTAGATGGTCGTTTTCATGGTCAGAAAATTAATCCAATTCTTGATGAGGTTGCAGAATGGGAGATTTCATGGGAGGATCTTGAAATTGGTGAACGAATTGGTCTTGGTAAGCTACTTAGCattatttttgtcttctttATCTTGAAGGAATTGACGTTAACTTCTTTCCAACAATAA
- the LOC122083583 gene encoding probable serine/threonine-protein kinase SIS8 isoform X2, giving the protein MSKMKHLLRKLHIGGAVNEHQRLGETRPSNSSSSSSSSSSSTWSSSSSSSSAAVSSVSSSTGSTLTRNRVVDSSERTSGGAVQAVASSDSSADFSFFEEEYQVQLALAISASDPDGREDPEAVQIKAAKRMSLGCPASVSADETLVEYLSLRYWNFNVVNYDERVMDGFYDVFGITSDLNMEGKMPLLVDLQATSTSENIDYEVILVNRSADHTLRQLERRAVNITSECRTAELGPILSGLVQKIADLVVGCMGGPVADADEMLKRWKVRSYELRNSLNTIILPLGCLDVGLSRHRALLFKVLADQINLPCRLVKGSYYTGTDDGAVNLIKIDYDSEYIIDLMGAPGTLIPAEIPNYCLQKSGLDERSSVNIAQNVVDSCFALDKGNYQSENQTTTFGGLPSHLDHVSQVSSLGSNEASDIGIQTKKDDANMSEKNQTERFEYEFGKLLPSLHRPHESSSGTGGKTSSVQNVKVTDVSKYVISAAQDPEFAQKLHAVLLESGASPPPDLFSDLTPHAPEEHTMLGQNQTVDVNKISGGAQFCHDKFFFSIDSVSQDKQQTSTGEMAGKKKESATDLANLTDERPILNSVTDKPGFASSDLQSVAGKNVISHGVCSASVASEWEISWEDLEIGERIGLGKLLSIIFVFFILKELTLTSFQQ; this is encoded by the exons ATGTCCAAGATGAAGCATCTGTTGCGCAAACTCCACATCGGAGGAGCCGTAAACGAACACCAAAGATTGGGCGAAACTCGtccttctaattcttcttcttcttcttcttcctcttcctcttcgacTTGGTCTTCTTCGTCGTCTTCCTCGTCGGCGGCGGTTTCTTCAGTGTCTTCGTCGACAGGTTCCACATTAACAAGGAATAGAGTGGTTGATTCATCTGAGAGGACAAGTGGTGGAGCCGTACAGGCAGTTGCGTCATCTGATAGTTCTGCTGATTTTAGTTTCTTTGAAGAGGAATATCAGGTGCAGCTTGCTTTGGCGATCAGTGCTTCTGATCCTGATGGTCGTGAGGACCCGGAGGCCGTCCAGATCAAGGCCGCGAAGCGGATGAGTTTGGGTTGTCCTGCTTCTGTCTCTGCTGACGAAACCCTTGTTGAGTATCTCTCTCTTCGGTATTGG AACTTCAATGTTGTAAATTACGATGAAAGAGTGATGGATGGATTTTATGATGTCTTTGGCATTACCTCAGACTTAAACATGGAGGGGAAAATGCCATTGTTGGTAGACCTTCAAGCAACATCCACTTCTGAGAATATTGATTATGAAGTGATCTTAGTAAACCGAAGTGCTGATCATACACTACGTCAGCTCGAGAGAAGAGCAGTTAATATAACCTCAGAATGCCGAACTGCAGAGCTCGGTCCTATTTTAAGTGGTCTAGTCCAGAAGATTGCAGATCTTGTTGTTGGTTGCATGGGTGGGCCAGTTGCGGATGCTGATGAAATGTTAAAACGGTGGAAAGTTAGGAGTTATGAATTGAGAAATTCATTGAACACAATTATTCTTCCCCTTGGTTGCTTGGATGTTGGACTTTCTCGTCACAGGGCATTGCTCTTTAAG GTACTAGCTGATCAGATCAATCTTCCATGTAGGCTTGTGAAAGGGAGCTACTACACTGGTACAGATGATGGAGCAGTAAATTTGATTAAAATTGATTATGATAG TGAGTACATAATTGATTTAATGGGAGCTCCAGGCACCCTAATTCCTGCAGAAATACCTAATTATTGTCTTCAGAAGTCTGGTTTAGATGAAAGGAGCTCTGTTAACATTGCACAGAATGTGGTGGATTCATGTTTTGCACTTGACAAGGGCAATTATCAATCTGAAAATCAAACAACTACATTTGGAGGACTTCCATCCCACCTAGATCATGTTTCTCAAGTTAGTTCTTTGGGTTCCAATGAAGCGTCAGATATTGGCATTCAAACAAAGAAGGATGATGCAAATATGTCTGAAAAAAATCAAACTGAGAGATTTGAGTATGAATTTGGAAAACTTCTGCCCTCCTTGCATAGACCTCATGAAAGTTCATCTGGCACTGGCGGAAAAACTTCATCTGTCCAAAATGTAAAAGTTACAGATGTTTCTAAGTATGTGATTAGTGCGGCACAGGACCCAGAATTTGCCCAGAAACTTCATGCTGTCTTGCTGGAGAGTGGTGCATCACCTCCACCGGATTTGTTTTCTGATTTAACTCCCCATGCCCCAGAAGAGCATACCATGCTTGGTCAAAACCAGACTGTGGATGTCAACAAGATTTCTGGTGGGGCTCAATTCTGTCATGATAAATTTTTCTTCAGCATTGACTCAGTAAGTCAAGATAAACAACAAACTTCGACAGGGGAGATggcaggaaaaaagaaagagagtgcAACTGATTTGGCTAACCTTACAGATGAGAGACCAATTCTGAATTCAGTAACTGATAAACCAGGTTTTGCCAGCTCAGATCTTCAGTCTGTTGCTGGCAAAAACGTAATCAGCCATGGTGTTTGTTCAGCTTCTGTGGCTTCAG AATGGGAGATTTCATGGGAGGATCTTGAAATTGGTGAACGAATTGGTCTTGGTAAGCTACTTAGCattatttttgtcttctttATCTTGAAGGAATTGACGTTAACTTCTTTCCAACAATAA
- the LOC122083780 gene encoding glycine dehydrogenase (decarboxylating), mitochondrial, translating into MERARRLANRAILRRVVSDSKQPQRHTSSSHTSPTLFHPARYVSSLSPSAFPSGASSGFDLSRRNAPASIGFSLGSQTRSISLESLKPSDTFPRRHNSETPEDQIVMAESCGYPSLDSLIDATVPKAIRIESMTFSKFDEGLTEGQMIEHMKKLASKNKVFKSFIGMGYYNTSVPAVILRNVMENPGWYTQYTPYQAEIAQGRLESLLNYQTMITDLTGLPMSNASLLDEGTAAAEAMSMCNNIQKGKKKTFLIASNCHPQTIDICKTRADGFDLKVVTADLKDFDYKSGDVCGVLVQYPGTEGEVLDYGEFIKNAHANGVKVVMASDLLALTMLKPPGEFGADIVVGSAQRFGVPMGYGGPHAAFLATSQEYKRMMPGRIIGVSVDTSGKPALRMAMQTREQHIRRDKATSNICTAQALLANMAAMYAVYHGPEGLKAIANRVHGLAGTFAHGLKKLGTVDVQGLPFFDTVKIKCPDAHAIADAAYKKEMNLRIVDSNTITVSFDETTTLEDVDKLFSVFSSGKPVPFTAASLAPEVQTAIPPQLTRESPYLTHPIFNMYHTEHELLRYISRLQSKDLSLCHSMIPLGSCTMKLNATVEMMPVTWPSFTDMHPFAPVEQALGYQEMFKDLGELLCTITGFDSFSLQPNAGAAGEYAGLMVIRAYHLARGDHNRNVCIIPVSAHGTNPASAAMCGMKIVAVGTDAKGNINIEELRKAAEANRDKLSALMVTYPSTHGVYEEGIDEICKIIHDNGGQVYMDGANMNAQVGLTSPGWIGADVCHLNLHKTFCIPHGGGGPGMGPIGVKKHLAPFLPSHPVVPTGGIPVPEKSQPLGAISAAPWGSALILPISYCYIAMMGSKGLTEASKIAILNANYMAKRLENHYPVLFRGVSGTVAHEFIVDLRGFKNTAGIEPEDVAKRLIDYGFHGPTMSWPVPGTLMIEPTESESKAELDRFCDALISIREEIAQIESGKADINNNVLKGAPHPPSVLMADTWTKPYSRDYAAFPAAWLRDSKFWPTTGRVDNVYGDRNLVCTLLPASPAVEEQAAATA; encoded by the exons ATGGAAAGGGCTCGGCGGCTAGCAAACCGAGCGATCCTAAGACGTGTGGTTTCCGATTCGAAGCAGCCGCAGCGTCATACCTCATCTTCTCATACATCACCAACGTTATTTCATCCGGCGAGGTATGTTTCCTCACTATCTCCTTCCGCATTCCCATCCGGAGCTTCTTCCGGATTCGATTTATCGCGAAGAAATGCGCCTGCAAGCATTGGTTTCAGTCTTGGATCACAGACCCGTTCTATTTCCCTTGAATCTTTGAAACCAAGCGATACATTCCCCCGTCGTCACAACTCTGAGACTCCGGAGGATCAGATCGTGATGGCGGAATCTTGTGGATATCCCTCCCTTGATTCCCTCATCGATGCCACCGTCCCTAAGGCCATCCGGATCGAATCCATGACGTTTTCCAAGTTCGACGAGGGATTAACCGAGGGCCAAATGATCGAACACATGAAGAAACTGGCAAGCAAGAACAAAGTCTTCAAATCCTTTATTGGGATGGGCTACTACAACACATCCGTCCCTGCTGTGATTCTGAGGAACGTCATGGAGAACCCAGGTTGGTATACCCAGTACACTCCTTACCAAGCTGAGATTGCTCAGGGTCGCCTGGAGTCCCTTCTCAACTATCAGACCATGATTACCGACCTCACCGGCCTTCCCATGTCCAATGCTTCCCTGCTCGACGAGGGAACCGCTGCTGCAGAGGCAATGTCCATGTGTAATAACATtcagaagggaaagaagaagacttTCCTTATCGCCAGCAACTGCCACCCTCAGACAATCGATATCTGCAAGACCAGAGCTGACGGCTTCGATCTCAAGGTGGTTACCGCCGACCTCAAGGATTTTGACTACAAATCTGGAGATGTCTGCGGGGTTCTAGTCCAGTATCCGGGCACTGAGGGAGAGGTTCTGGATTACGGGGAGTTCATTAAGAATGCTCACGCAAATGGGGTAAAAGTTGTCATGGCGAGCGATCTCCTGGCACTGACCATGTTGAAGCCTCCTGGTGAATTTGGGGCTGATATTGTCGTTGGCTCCGCCCAAAGGTTTGGTGTCCCAATGGGCTATGGAGGCCCTCACGCTGCATTCTTAGCCACCTCCCAGGAGTACAAGAGGATGATGCCTGGTAGAATCATCGGTGTAAGTGTTGATACATCCGGAAAGCCCGCTCTGCGTATGGCAATGCAGACCAGAGAGCAGCATATTCGGAGGGACAAGGCCACTAGCAACATCTGCACAGCTCAG GCTTTGCTTGCAAACATGGCTGCTATGTACGCTGTCTACCATGGACCTGAGGGTTTAAAAGCCATTGCCAATCGTGTACACGGTCTTGCTGGGACTTTTGCACATGGGCTTAAGAAACTTGGGACAGTGGACGTTCAAGGGCTCCCCTTCTTTGACACAGTAAAGATCAAGTGTCCTGATGCACATGCCATTGCAGATGCTGCTTACAAGAAGGAGATGAATCTGCGGATTGTGGATTCGAATACA ATAACTGTGTCTTTTGATGAAACCACGACCTTAGAGGACGTGGATAAACTGTTTTCAGTCTTTTCAAGCGGGAAGCCT GTGCCCTTCACTGCTGCATCTCTGGCACCAGAGGTTCAGACTGCAATCCCACCTCAGCTCACGAGAGAGAGCCCATATTTGACCCACCCAATCTTTAACAT GTACCATACAGAGCATGAGCTCCTCAGATACATTTCCAGATTGCAGTctaaagatctctctctctgccaCAGCATGATTCCCTTGGGATCTTGTACAATGAAATTGAATGCAACAGTAGAAATGATGCCGGTGACATGGCCTAGCTTCACAGACATGCACCCATTTGCCCCTGTCGAGCAAGCTTTGGGATACCAG GAAATGTTCAAAGATCTGGGTGAACTTTTGTGCACCATCACTGGATTTGACTCATTCTCATTGCAACCCAATGCTGGTGCTGCTGGCGAGTATGCTGGGCTGATGGTTATCCGTGCTTACCATCTG GCAAGAGGAGATCATAACCGTAATGTTTGCATTATACCAGTTTCGGCACATGGAACTAATCCTGCAAGTGCGGCCATGTGTGGGATGAAAATTGTTGCTGTTGGAACTGATGCTAAGGGAAACATTAACATCGAAGAGTTAAGGAAGGCAGCTGAAGCAAATAGGGACAAATTATCTGCTCTTATG GTCACATATCCTTCCACTCATGGAGTTTATGAGGAGGGCATTGATGAGATATGCAAGATAATTCATGACAATGGTGGTCAAGTTTACATGGATGGGGCTAACATGAATGCACAG GTGGGTCTAACAAGTCCAGGTTGGATTGGAGCAGATGTTTGCCATCTCAATCTCCATAAAACATTTTGCATCCCACATGGTGGAGGAGGTCCCGGCATGGGACCCATAGGTGTGAAAAAGCACTTGGCGCCATTCCTGCCATCACATCCTGTG GTGCCTACTGGTGGCATACCAGTGCCAGAAAAATCCCAGCCTCTTGGTGCCATTTCTGCCGCACCCTGGGGTTCTGCACTTATCTTGCCCATTTCCTACTGCTACATAGCCATGATGGGATCAAAGGGTCTCACAGAAGCATCAAAGATCGCAATCTTGAATGCAAACTACATGGCAAAACGTTTGGAG AACCACTACCCTGTTCTTTTCCGAGGTGTCAGTGGCACAGTTGCCCATGAATTCATCGTCGATTTAAGAGGTTTTAAG AATACTGCTGGGATAGAACCTGAAGATGTTGCTAAGCGTCTTATAGATTATGGATTCCATGGACCTACAATGTCATGGCCAGTTCCAGGCACACTTATgattgaaccaactgagagcgAAAGCAAG GCTGAGCTAGACAGGTTTTGTGATGCTCTTATTTCCATTAGAGAAGAAATTGCGCAGATAGAGTCTGGGAAAGCTGATATTAACAACAATGTTCTCAAG GGAGCTCCTCATCCACCATCAGTGCTCATGGCAGATACTTGGACAAAGCCATATTCACGGGATTATGCAGCTTTCCCTGCTGCTTGGCTCCGTGATTCTAAGTTCTGGCCTACAACAG GACGGGTGGACAATGTCTATGGTGACCGGAATCTCGTCTGCACCCTTCTCCCAGCATCTCCTGCCGTTGAAGAGCAAGCTGCTGCTACTGCATAA